A stretch of Lathyrus oleraceus cultivar Zhongwan6 chromosome 6, CAAS_Psat_ZW6_1.0, whole genome shotgun sequence DNA encodes these proteins:
- the LOC127096082 gene encoding uncharacterized protein At3g49055, translating into MEQSSQPSFKQPKLINPDSPYTSQVSHHVFHSDKLPYFETLLSAKQHVLVENEVEHIKEKVERQQKNELMLKAFECFTTVKDSLSRVIEGLEGEKDESFVREIVCMKSESVDESTLLLEEARLISRLAVEVETKVENYKELRKKEKRELESSLISLTEENRYMNNLLRVALLEKEALEKRIKGHDHRRMPLLQFAEFGLQKVGFGFMMGGSSNHMQPMDSTSEGNKSESSDSEVEVVSLASTVERIMKNLRLEITQSRRSLEESRSDTERLQCLAEKQNKEIAENKLYIKELEDRESILAHNVEEFLMEIKEAEEEVARWKEACELEVKAGKKEVEERDKMVAVLKQELQKTKGALDISKGKLRLKEELAMTAIAAQEAAERSLQLADRRGVELRRRIEELTRQVEEAEKRERSSHKVRRLCWPWQVFRLSSSNVADSRIGNAKRMLPEMQSFLG; encoded by the exons ATGGAACAATCCTCTCAACCATCCTTCAAACAACCCAAACTCATCAATCCAGATTCACCCTACACTTCTCAAGTTTCTCACCATGTTTTCCATTCAGATAAACTTCCATACTTTGAAACTCTTTTGAGTGCAAAACAACATGTATTGGTTGAAAATGAAGTAGAACACATCAAAGAAAAAGTTGAAAGACAACAGAAAAATGAGTTGATGTTAAAGGCTTTTGAATGCTTCACTACTGTGAAAGATTCCTTATCAAGAGTAATAGAGGGATTggagggtgaaaaagatgaatCTTTTGTTAGAGAAATAGTATGTATGAAATCAGAATCAGTTGATGAATCAACGCTGTTATTAGAAGAAGCAAGGTTGATTTCAAGGCTTGCAGTTGAAGTTGAAACAAAGGTGGAAAACTATAAGGAGTTGAGGAAAAAAGAGAAGAGAGAGTTGGAGAGTAGTTTGATTAGTTTAACTGAAGAGAATAGATATATGAATAACTTGCTAAGGGTTGCTTTGTTGGAGAAAGAAGCTTTAGAGAAGAGAATTAAGGGACATGATCATAGAAGAATGCCTCTTTTGCAGTTTGCTGAGTTTGGATTGCAGAAAGTTGGATTTGGGTTCATGATGGGAGGAAGTAGTAATCATATGCAACCAATGGATAGTACTTCTGAGGGTAACAAATCAGAGAGTAGTGACTCTGAAGTCGAAGTTGTTAGTCTG GCCTCTACGGTGGAAAGGATAATGAAGAATCTACGTCTTGAAATCACTCAATCGAGAAGATCTTTGGAAGAATCGAG GTCAGACACGGAGAGACTCCAGTGTCTCGCGGAGAAACAAAACAAAGAGATTGCAGAAAATAAACTTTACATCAAGGAGTTAGAAGATAGAGAGAGTATCTTGGCTCACAAT GTTGAGGAGTTTTTGATGGAAATAAAAGAAGCAGAAGAAGAAGTAGCTAGATGGAAAGAAGCATGTGAATTGGAAGTTAAAGCAGGAAAGAAGGAAGTTGAAGAACGCGACAAAATG GTGGCTGTGCTGAAACAAGAACTACAGAAAACAAAGGGTGCATTGGACATATCGAAAGGAAAACTGAGGCTTAAAGAAGAGCTTGCAATGACTGCAATAGCAGCACAGGAAGCAGCAGAGAGGTCATTGCAGCTAGCTGATCGCAGAGGAGTTGAGCTTCGTCGGCGGATTGAGGAACTAACTAGACAAGTAGAGGAAGCAGAGAAGCGCGAACGGAGTAGCCATAAAGTGAGACGTTTATGTTGGCCATGGCAAGTTTTTAGATTGAGTTCTAGCAATGTTGCTGACTCTAGAATTGGAAATGCTAAAAGGATGCTACCAGAAATGCAATCTTTTCTTGGATGA